A portion of the Vibrio coralliirubri genome contains these proteins:
- a CDS encoding cation-translocating P-type ATPase, with amino-acid sequence MTSKWFTQQSSDVLNELNADQTTGLSTSEADARLEKHGTNELTAQESASAWELYIHQYKNPLIFILAVGAIVSWSTGHAIDAIAIAVIILINTGIAFWQEFKAQKGMEALKEMAAPEAEVMRDGKWISVPAKTLVPGDIIKINTGDILPADVRILESNRLTVDEAALTGESEPVNKQSERLEDETLGLGDQKNMGFMTTIVTTGTGLAVVTSTGMQTEVGHIADMMNQTEETKTPMQERMDTIALALLVVALVVVAIVCAIGVYHGMPWLEILTTGISLSVAAIPEGLPTVVTIVLTMGSTKMVKNNALAKQLAAIETLGSTTVICSDKTGTLTQNQMQVMKAYDASGRYWDVSGKGFDPKGEFITKGHNVEATNSPAMMKGLVVATLCNDAEYVNADGKWTVRGNPTEGALIVAAAKAGLKQDEMLSTGGYSIVKKFPFDSGRKMASVIVRDPQGKHFLALKGAPDVVLGKSTSFMVDGGFVPTVGCEVSGNLALDTAPSQELHLNFEAAIQTFGGDALRTLAVGFRELKEEELELDFPELEKDVSILGIYGIMDPPRPEVRDAVNSCYSAGVRTVMITGDHAVTAAAIAREIGIIRSEDDLVVTGAELDQMDDEKLLSICSQVAVFARVTPEHKLRIVKAQQENNEVASMTGDGVNDAPALRRADIGVAMGITGTSVAKDSGDLILLDDNFSTIVKAVRQGRQIFDNLRKFIRQALTANVGEVSVILFAFLLMGPDVVLPLTPLMILWVNLVSDGLPALALGVEPEEKDLMERKPGKRDQGFFSNGLGARILTRGLALGGLSFVTFSYALDGGYSAQYAQTVAFLTLIFAQLWSLFDARTFTTIYRKNPFTNHYLLGAVAVSAILSLSVVYTSFGQLVFSTEALEFNHLISLIFIAAVPTFVLSAIKEVTKVKFI; translated from the coding sequence ATGACGAGTAAATGGTTTACACAACAAAGTTCAGATGTTTTAAACGAACTGAACGCAGATCAAACGACAGGTTTATCAACTTCTGAAGCGGATGCACGCTTAGAGAAGCACGGCACTAACGAACTGACTGCACAAGAGTCAGCTTCTGCGTGGGAACTGTATATTCATCAATATAAAAACCCACTGATTTTTATTCTAGCTGTTGGTGCAATCGTTTCTTGGTCTACTGGCCACGCGATTGATGCTATTGCTATTGCAGTGATTATCCTTATCAATACTGGTATTGCATTCTGGCAGGAGTTTAAAGCTCAGAAAGGGATGGAAGCGCTAAAAGAAATGGCAGCTCCAGAAGCCGAAGTGATGCGCGATGGTAAATGGATCAGTGTTCCAGCGAAAACCCTCGTTCCTGGTGACATCATCAAAATTAATACTGGCGATATTCTGCCTGCTGATGTTCGTATTCTTGAGTCAAACCGCCTGACGGTAGATGAGGCTGCCCTGACCGGTGAATCTGAGCCAGTGAACAAGCAGTCTGAACGCCTTGAAGATGAGACCCTTGGTCTTGGCGATCAGAAGAACATGGGTTTCATGACAACAATCGTGACTACAGGTACAGGCCTTGCTGTTGTAACAAGCACAGGTATGCAAACTGAAGTTGGTCACATCGCTGATATGATGAACCAAACGGAAGAGACGAAAACACCAATGCAAGAGCGTATGGACACCATCGCACTCGCACTATTGGTTGTTGCTCTTGTGGTTGTTGCTATTGTTTGTGCTATCGGTGTTTACCACGGTATGCCATGGTTAGAAATCCTAACAACAGGTATCTCTTTATCGGTTGCCGCAATTCCTGAAGGCTTACCAACGGTGGTTACTATCGTATTAACGATGGGCTCGACTAAGATGGTTAAGAATAATGCTTTGGCTAAACAGCTAGCAGCAATCGAAACGCTTGGTTCTACAACCGTTATCTGTTCAGATAAAACCGGTACGCTAACACAAAACCAAATGCAGGTAATGAAAGCGTACGATGCGTCTGGTCGTTACTGGGATGTATCAGGTAAAGGTTTTGATCCTAAGGGTGAATTCATTACCAAAGGTCACAATGTCGAAGCGACAAACAGCCCTGCAATGATGAAAGGTCTTGTTGTTGCAACGCTTTGTAACGATGCTGAATATGTAAATGCTGATGGTAAATGGACGGTTCGTGGCAACCCGACAGAAGGCGCACTAATTGTTGCAGCTGCAAAAGCAGGTCTTAAACAAGATGAAATGCTATCAACGGGTGGCTACTCAATCGTTAAGAAGTTCCCGTTCGATTCTGGTCGTAAGATGGCTTCTGTTATCGTTCGTGACCCACAAGGTAAGCACTTCCTAGCATTGAAAGGCGCACCAGATGTTGTTCTTGGTAAATCAACCAGCTTCATGGTTGACGGTGGTTTCGTACCAACGGTTGGCTGTGAAGTTTCAGGCAACTTGGCTCTCGATACCGCACCGTCTCAAGAGCTTCATTTAAACTTTGAAGCGGCAATCCAAACCTTTGGTGGTGATGCTCTGCGTACACTTGCCGTTGGTTTCCGTGAATTAAAAGAAGAAGAGCTTGAGTTAGATTTCCCTGAGCTTGAAAAAGACGTCAGCATCCTGGGTATCTATGGCATCATGGATCCACCGCGTCCAGAAGTGCGCGATGCAGTAAATAGCTGTTATAGCGCTGGTGTTCGTACGGTAATGATTACCGGTGACCACGCAGTCACGGCAGCAGCGATTGCTCGTGAAATCGGAATCATCCGTAGTGAAGACGATCTAGTGGTAACGGGTGCTGAGCTTGACCAAATGGATGACGAGAAGCTGTTGTCTATCTGTTCTCAGGTTGCAGTATTTGCACGTGTTACTCCAGAGCACAAGCTGCGTATCGTAAAAGCACAGCAAGAGAACAACGAAGTTGCCTCTATGACCGGTGACGGCGTGAACGATGCGCCAGCGCTGCGTCGTGCAGACATTGGTGTTGCGATGGGTATTACAGGTACGTCTGTTGCGAAAGACTCAGGTGACCTTATCCTGTTGGATGATAACTTCAGTACTATCGTGAAGGCGGTACGTCAGGGTCGTCAAATTTTCGATAACCTACGTAAGTTTATCCGCCAAGCACTTACAGCGAACGTGGGTGAGGTTTCGGTAATCCTATTTGCATTCCTACTCATGGGACCAGATGTAGTACTTCCGCTAACTCCACTAATGATCTTATGGGTTAACCTCGTTTCTGACGGTCTACCAGCACTTGCACTCGGTGTTGAGCCAGAAGAGAAAGATCTCATGGAGCGTAAGCCAGGCAAACGTGACCAAGGCTTCTTCTCTAATGGTCTGGGCGCTCGTATCCTAACTCGTGGTCTCGCATTAGGTGGTCTAAGCTTTGTGACATTCTCTTACGCACTCGACGGTGGTTACAGTGCTCAATACGCACAAACTGTTGCGTTTTTAACACTGATCTTTGCTCAACTTTGGAGCTTGTTCGATGCACGTACGTTTACAACGATTTATCGTAAGAACCCGTTCACTAACCACTACCTACTTGGTGCGGTGGCAGTATCGGCTATCTTGTCTTTAAGCGTTGTTTACACAAGCTTCGGTCAGCTGGTATTCAGCACAGAAGCACTAGAGTTTAATCACTTAATATCGTTAATCTTCATTGCAGCAGTACCAACATTTGTTCTATCTGCTATCAAAGAAGTGACTAAAGTGAAGTTTATCTAA
- the nth gene encoding endonuclease III gives MNNVKRVEILERLRENNPKPETELNWNSPFELLIAVLLSAQATDVSVNKATDKLYPVANTPQAIFDLGVDGLKEYIKTIGLFNSKAENTIKTCRMLLDLHNGEVPEDRAALEALPGVGRKTANVVLNTAFGWPTIAVDTHIYRVSNRTKLAMGKTVDDVEAKLLKVIPKEFKLDVHHWLILHGRYTCVARKPRCGSCIIEDLCEFKEKSED, from the coding sequence ATGAACAATGTAAAACGAGTAGAAATACTTGAGCGTTTAAGAGAAAACAATCCAAAGCCAGAGACTGAGCTTAACTGGAACAGCCCATTCGAGTTGCTGATCGCCGTACTTTTATCAGCACAAGCAACCGATGTTAGTGTGAACAAGGCGACAGATAAGCTGTACCCTGTAGCCAATACGCCACAAGCTATTTTCGACCTAGGTGTTGATGGTTTAAAAGAGTACATCAAGACCATCGGTCTATTTAATTCGAAAGCAGAAAACACCATCAAGACGTGTCGTATGCTGCTTGACCTACATAATGGTGAAGTACCGGAAGATCGCGCTGCATTAGAAGCCCTTCCAGGTGTTGGACGTAAAACAGCAAACGTAGTGTTAAATACCGCTTTCGGTTGGCCAACGATTGCCGTTGATACTCACATCTATCGCGTATCAAACCGCACTAAGCTAGCGATGGGTAAAACCGTCGACGATGTCGAAGCAAAACTACTTAAAGTTATCCCAAAAGAATTCAAACTGGATGTCCACCACTGGCTCATTCTTCATGGACGTTACACCTGTGTCGCACGTAAACCACGCTGTGGCAGCTGTATCATTGAAGATCTCTGTGAGTTCAAAGAAAAGAGCGAAGATTAG
- a CDS encoding electron transport complex subunit E, whose translation MSDHKTLIKNGMWANNPALVQLLGLCPLLAVSSTVTNALGLGIATLLVLVGSNVSVSLVRNHVPKEVRIPVFVMIIASLVTCVQLLMNAYAYGLYLSLGIFIPLIVTNCIIIGRAEAFASKNEVLPAAQDGFWMGLGMTSVLVVLGAMREIIGNGTLFDGADLLLGDWASVLRIQIFQFDNSFLLALLPPGAFIGVGFLIALKNIIDNQAKSRQPKQEKPVIERARVTNA comes from the coding sequence ATGAGTGACCATAAAACACTGATCAAAAATGGCATGTGGGCCAATAACCCTGCCTTAGTGCAACTTCTTGGGTTATGTCCGCTGCTGGCTGTATCGTCAACAGTCACTAACGCACTTGGGCTCGGTATTGCTACCTTGCTTGTACTGGTCGGCTCAAACGTTTCTGTTTCTTTGGTTCGTAACCACGTACCAAAAGAAGTGCGTATCCCAGTATTCGTAATGATCATTGCCTCGCTAGTAACGTGTGTTCAATTGCTGATGAACGCTTACGCCTATGGGCTTTATCTCTCTTTGGGTATCTTCATCCCGCTGATCGTGACCAACTGCATCATCATTGGTCGTGCCGAAGCCTTCGCTTCAAAGAATGAAGTGCTACCAGCGGCTCAAGATGGCTTCTGGATGGGTCTCGGCATGACATCAGTATTGGTCGTGTTAGGTGCGATGCGTGAGATTATTGGTAACGGTACCCTATTTGATGGTGCAGACCTGCTGCTTGGTGACTGGGCTTCTGTGTTACGAATCCAGATATTCCAATTTGATAACAGCTTCTTGTTAGCCCTGCTTCCACCGGGTGCCTTCATTGGTGTTGGTTTCTTAATTGCTTTGAAAAACATCATCGATAACCAAGCAAAATCTAGACAACCAAAACAAGAAAAACCAGTCATTGAACGCGCTCGCGTTACCAATGCCTAA
- the rsxG gene encoding electron transport complex subunit RsxG, producing MLNAIKKNGLVLAIFACASTGLVAVTHYLTKDQIKQQEQAQLLSVLNQVIPHDLHDNELFSSCTLVQAEELGTEQAMPAYIAKINGEPRAIAIEAIAPDGYNGAIKVIVGMKIDGTILGTRVLSHQETPGLGDKIDLRVNDWILSFAGKQVTDSNLDRWKVRKDGGDFDQFTGATITPRAVVKSVKQAVQYVNQNNQALLAQPLNCGGE from the coding sequence ATGCTAAATGCAATTAAGAAAAACGGCCTTGTACTCGCGATTTTTGCGTGTGCTTCGACGGGTTTGGTCGCGGTAACTCACTACCTGACCAAAGATCAGATCAAACAACAAGAACAGGCTCAGTTACTGTCTGTTCTTAACCAAGTGATCCCACACGATCTGCACGACAACGAGCTGTTTTCGTCTTGTACTTTGGTTCAAGCAGAAGAGCTTGGTACTGAGCAAGCGATGCCGGCTTACATTGCTAAAATCAATGGTGAGCCGCGTGCGATTGCGATCGAAGCGATTGCCCCAGACGGCTACAACGGCGCAATTAAAGTGATTGTTGGAATGAAGATCGACGGTACTATTTTAGGTACTCGCGTGCTTTCTCACCAAGAAACTCCAGGTTTGGGTGATAAGATTGATTTGCGTGTGAATGATTGGATTCTTTCGTTTGCAGGCAAACAAGTAACAGATTCTAATCTTGACCGTTGGAAGGTTCGTAAAGACGGTGGTGACTTTGACCAGTTTACTGGCGCAACCATCACACCAAGAGCGGTCGTGAAGTCAGTCAAACAAGCGGTTCAATACGTTAACCAAAACAACCAAGCATTGCTTGCTCAACCTCTAAATTGTGGTGGTGAATAA